One Natronomonas moolapensis 8.8.11 genomic region harbors:
- a CDS encoding CobW family GTP-binding protein encodes METGSDTIPVTILSGSLGAGKTTLLNHLLAEADRRIAVLVNDMGEVNVDAELVAEGSELDVDDGVAELSNGCICCELQDDLETAVVRLARDRPFEHLVVEASGISEPAPIARLFTTESRVAARYDVDCLVCVLDMPYFLETFSGGDVERRGDPGDRPLSDLLVEQIETANVVLLNKADRCSGSDLNRARELVSGLQPDAETVPTEFSAVDPDRLLGTGLFDRDRMRSLPAWKRLLDDADGAEADHPEHSHDGHGDHVGEHAHPDEVYGVTSFTYRRRRPFHPERAAAVFEELPPSVVRAKGTVWIAGSDLRITLSVAGPSVRATAQGPWIASLPEVEREMYRSNRPELPWDDEYGDRRIELVFIGTDYDRAELETALDEALVDPGSDVPAAGGAFPDEAGAETVLRE; translated from the coding sequence ATGGAGACGGGCAGCGATACGATTCCGGTGACGATCCTCTCGGGCAGTCTCGGAGCCGGCAAGACGACGCTTTTGAACCACCTGTTGGCCGAGGCCGACCGCCGCATCGCCGTCCTCGTCAACGACATGGGCGAGGTCAACGTCGACGCGGAGCTCGTCGCGGAGGGCTCCGAGTTGGACGTCGACGACGGCGTCGCCGAACTCTCGAACGGCTGTATCTGTTGTGAGCTACAGGACGACCTCGAGACGGCGGTCGTCCGGCTCGCCAGGGACCGCCCCTTCGAGCACCTCGTCGTGGAGGCCTCCGGCATCTCCGAGCCCGCGCCGATCGCCCGGCTGTTCACGACCGAATCCCGCGTCGCCGCGCGCTACGACGTCGACTGTCTCGTCTGCGTGCTCGATATGCCGTACTTCCTCGAGACGTTCTCCGGTGGCGACGTCGAACGCCGCGGCGACCCCGGCGACCGGCCCCTCTCGGACCTCCTCGTCGAGCAGATCGAAACCGCGAACGTCGTGCTGTTGAACAAGGCCGACCGCTGCAGCGGGTCGGACCTCAATCGCGCGCGCGAACTCGTCTCCGGGCTCCAACCCGACGCCGAGACGGTCCCGACGGAGTTCTCCGCGGTCGATCCCGATCGGCTGCTCGGGACCGGGCTGTTCGACCGCGACCGGATGCGGTCGCTGCCGGCCTGGAAGCGGCTGCTGGACGACGCGGACGGGGCGGAGGCCGACCATCCCGAACACAGCCACGACGGCCACGGCGATCACGTCGGCGAGCACGCCCACCCCGACGAGGTGTACGGCGTCACCTCTTTTACGTACCGACGGCGGCGGCCGTTCCACCCCGAGCGCGCCGCGGCAGTGTTCGAGGAGTTACCGCCGTCGGTCGTCCGAGCGAAGGGAACGGTATGGATCGCCGGCAGCGACCTCCGGATCACGCTGAGCGTCGCGGGTCCGTCGGTGCGCGCGACGGCGCAGGGGCCGTGGATCGCCTCCCTCCCCGAGGTCGAACGGGAGATGTACCGCTCGAACCGCCCGGAGCTCCCCTGGGACGACGAGTACGGCGACCGCCGCATCGAGTTGGTCTTCATCGGGACCGACTACGACCGAGCGGAACTGGAGACAGCGCTCGATGAGGCGTTGGTCGACCCCGGCAGCGACGTCCCGGCGGCCGGTGGGGCGTTCCCCGACGAGGCGGGCGCGGAGACGGTTCTGAGGGAGTAA
- a CDS encoding ArsA family ATPase translates to MERFVFFGGKGGVGKTTVSCAYAVQSARDGHRTLVVSTDPAHSVTDVFDQPFEDDATPVEGVENLEAMQIDPETEVTRHLDEIRRDLSEQVSAAMVNEINRQLEMAHDTPGAYESALFDRFIEVMRSAEPYDRVVFDTSPTGSTLRLLGLPELLEGWIDRLMYKRRTSIDLFEKAAIGNNEPRRVMDGDPVLARLQERKEFFEFAGSTLREEAAFFFVLNPDELSLNETERAVEAMAESGLSVRGLVANRLTPSPGDDEDGRGARYLSERVATEAERLRRVREEFETPLVAEIETKTSEVKGDLLVEVARALDIETALDASEPA, encoded by the coding sequence GTGGAACGGTTCGTCTTCTTCGGCGGGAAAGGCGGCGTCGGCAAGACGACGGTCTCCTGTGCGTACGCGGTCCAATCGGCGCGGGATGGCCACCGGACGCTCGTCGTCTCGACCGATCCCGCCCACTCCGTGACAGACGTCTTCGACCAGCCCTTCGAGGACGACGCGACCCCGGTCGAGGGGGTCGAGAACCTCGAGGCGATGCAGATCGACCCCGAAACGGAGGTCACGAGACACCTCGACGAGATCAGACGGGACCTCTCCGAGCAGGTGTCGGCGGCGATGGTCAACGAAATCAACCGCCAACTCGAGATGGCCCACGACACGCCCGGCGCGTACGAGTCGGCGCTCTTCGATCGGTTCATCGAGGTGATGCGCTCGGCGGAGCCCTACGACCGGGTCGTCTTCGACACCTCGCCGACGGGGAGCACCCTCCGGTTGCTCGGGTTGCCGGAACTGCTCGAGGGGTGGATCGACCGGCTGATGTACAAACGCCGGACGAGCATCGACCTCTTCGAGAAGGCCGCCATCGGCAACAACGAGCCGCGGCGGGTGATGGACGGCGACCCCGTCCTCGCCCGGTTGCAAGAGCGAAAGGAGTTCTTCGAGTTCGCCGGGTCGACGCTCCGGGAGGAGGCGGCCTTCTTCTTCGTGTTGAACCCCGACGAGTTGTCGTTGAACGAGACCGAACGAGCGGTCGAGGCGATGGCCGAGTCCGGCCTCTCCGTCAGGGGGTTGGTCGCGAACCGCCTGACGCCGTCGCCCGGCGACGACGAGGACGGCCGTGGCGCGCGCTACCTCAGCGAACGCGTCGCGACCGAAGCGGAGCGACTCCGCCGCGTCCGCGAGGAGTTCGAGACGCCGCTCGTCGCCGAGATCGAGACGAAGACGTCGGAGGTGAAAGGCGACCTTCTCGTCGAAGTCGCCCGGGCGCTCGACATCGAGACGGCGCTCGACGCCTCCGAGCCCGCATAA
- a CDS encoding MBL fold metallo-hydrolase: protein MSIGDVYAVASVPDCYYVDVGLYGRTEYGSVYVCDTKRPAVIDTGLGTNPEHILDALDEVGIGPDELAYVIPTHVHLDHAGGAWVLAEETDATVLAHGAGVKHLVDPERLWAGTKAAVGDRIEYYTEPEPIPEERITALEGGDEIDLGDRTLDVYHAPGHAFHQAIFHDAGSDAVFAADAAGIYVPELDRVIETSPPPGFDLETVIEDARTIDALAPETICYGHFGPVSAEGRIDEYVEATKRWVEAVETARAEFDDEDAMVEHFRERADTPDVWGERSAAGEIRMNLQGVLRYLDERDERT from the coding sequence ATGAGCATAGGAGACGTGTACGCCGTGGCGTCCGTCCCGGACTGCTACTACGTCGACGTCGGACTGTACGGCCGGACCGAGTACGGCTCCGTCTACGTGTGCGACACGAAACGGCCGGCGGTGATCGACACCGGCCTCGGGACCAACCCCGAACACATCCTCGACGCCCTCGACGAGGTCGGGATCGGACCCGACGAACTGGCGTACGTTATCCCGACGCACGTCCATCTTGACCACGCTGGCGGGGCCTGGGTGCTCGCCGAGGAGACGGACGCGACGGTGCTCGCCCACGGGGCCGGCGTGAAACACCTCGTCGATCCGGAGCGTCTCTGGGCGGGGACGAAAGCGGCCGTCGGCGACCGGATCGAGTACTACACCGAACCCGAGCCGATCCCCGAAGAGCGGATCACGGCACTGGAGGGCGGCGACGAGATCGACCTCGGCGACCGGACGCTCGACGTGTATCACGCCCCCGGACACGCCTTCCATCAGGCGATCTTTCACGACGCCGGATCGGACGCGGTCTTCGCCGCCGACGCGGCCGGGATCTACGTCCCCGAGTTGGATCGGGTGATCGAGACGTCGCCGCCGCCGGGGTTCGACCTCGAGACGGTCATCGAGGACGCGCGGACGATCGACGCATTGGCCCCCGAGACGATCTGTTATGGCCACTTCGGGCCGGTGTCTGCCGAGGGGCGGATCGACGAGTACGTCGAGGCGACGAAGCGCTGGGTCGAGGCAGTCGAGACAGCGCGGGCCGAGTTCGACGACGAGGACGCGATGGTCGAACACTTCCGCGAGCGCGCCGACACGCCGGACGTGTGGGGCGAGCGGAGTGCGGCCGGCGAGATCAGGATGAACCTCCAGGGCGTGTTGCGCTATCTCGACGAGCGGGACGAGAGAACGTGA